A stretch of Sebastes fasciatus isolate fSebFas1 chromosome 19, fSebFas1.pri, whole genome shotgun sequence DNA encodes these proteins:
- the tmem203 gene encoding transmembrane protein 203, whose protein sequence is MLFSLRELVQWLGFATFELFLHLLALLVFSMLVALRADLFTPSLSWWLVFVPLFAADGLSTYFTAIVSIRLYQENEKRLAVLRLLWVLTVLSLKLVCEVLLCQKLAEQEQARDLWYGLIVSPLFILLQLLMIRACRVN, encoded by the coding sequence ATGCTGTTCTCCCTGAGGGAACTGGTCCAGTGGCTGGGCTTTGCCACCTTTGAACTCTTCCTCCACCTGCTAGCTTTGCTTGTCTTCAGCATGCTGGTTGCTCTGCGAGCTGACCTGTTCACCCCCTCGCTGAGCTGGTGGCTGGTGTTCGTCCCGCTGTTCGCTGCCGACGGCCTCAGCACCTACTTCACGGCCATCGTGTCCATCCGTCTTTACCAGGAGAATGAGAAGCGCCTTGCAGTGCTGCGGCTCCTCTGGGTGCTGACGGTGCTCAGCCTGAAGCTGGTGTGCGAGGTGCTGCTGTGCCAGAAGCTGGCGGAGCAGGAGCAAGCCAGAGACCTGTGGTATGGCCTCATCGTCTCGCCGCTGTTcatcctgctgcagctgctgatgaTACGAGCGTGCCGCGTCAACTGA
- the alad gene encoding delta-aminolevulinic acid dehydratase, which yields MQTPAESILHSGYFHPTLRYWQTCAADLRPDNLIYPIFITDSADAVEPIGSLPGQARYGVNKVEGMLRPLVENGLKCVLIFGVPAKIEKDERGSGADSDDTPAVLAVKKIRSLFPELLVACDVCLCPYTSHGHCGILNDDGTLNNDASCLRLAEVSLAYARAGCHIIAPSDMMDGRVRAIKQALISNGLGNKASVLSYSAKFASCYYGPFRDAAQSKPAFGDRRCYQLPPGARGLALRAVERDVREGADMLMVKPGLPYLDIVREVKDKFPTHPLAVYNVSGEFAMIWHGAQAGAFDLRAAVMEAMTAFRRAGADIIITYYTPQLLSWLKE from the exons ATGCAGACACCAGCGGAGTCCATCCTCCACAGCGGCTATTTCCACCCAACACTCCGATACTGGCAGACCTGCGCTGCCGATTTAAGACCCGACAACCTCATCTACCCCATCTTCATCAC AGACAGTGCAGATGCTGTGGAGCCCATTGGCAGCCTGCCGGGACAGGCCAG ATACGGGGTGAACAAGGTGGAGGGGATGTTGCGGCCGCTTGTGGAGAACGGCTTGAAATGTGTGCTGATTTTTGGTGTCCCTGCAAAAATAGAAAAG GACGAGAGGGGTTCGGGTGCCGACTCAGACGACACGCCGGCTGTACTGGCGGTGAAGAAGATCAGATCTTTGTTCCCGGAGCTGCTGGTGGCGTGCGACGTCTGCTTGTGTCCCTACACATCACATGGACACTGCG GTATCCTGAACGATGACGGTACTCTGAACAATGACGCCAGCTGTCTGCGCTTGGCGGAAGTGTCTCTTGCTTACGCCCGAGCTG GCTGTCACATCATCGCTCCCTCTGATATGATGGATGGAAGAGTCAGAGCCATAAAACAGGCCCTGATATCCAATGGTTTGGGAAACAAG GCTTCAGTGCTGAGCTACAGTGCAAAGTTTGCCTCTTGTTATTATGGTCCCTTCAG AGATGCTGCGCAGTCCAAACCTGCGTTTGGGGACCGACGCTGCTACCAGCTGCCTCCTGGAGCGAGAGGACTCGCCCTCCGAGCTGTG GAGCGAGACGTGAGAGAAGGAGCTGATATGCTGATGGTGAAACCAGGTCTGCCCTATCTGGACATCGTGAGAGAAGTCAAGGACAAG TTCCCTACTCACCCCCTGGCTGTGTACAACGTGTCGGGGGAGTTTGCCATGATTTGGCATGGAGCGCAGGCCGGAGCGTTCGACCTGCGGGCTGCTGTGATGGAGGCCATGACCGCCTTCCGCAGGGCAg GTGctgacatcatcatcacctaTTACACACCTCAGCTGCTCAGCTGGCTGAAGGAGTGA